One window of Mus caroli chromosome 11, CAROLI_EIJ_v1.1, whole genome shotgun sequence genomic DNA carries:
- the Crhr1 gene encoding corticotropin-releasing factor receptor 1: MGRRPQLRLVKALLLLGLNPVSTSLQDQQCESLSLASNVSGLQCNASVDLIGTCWPRSPAGQLVVRPCPAFFYGVRYNTTNNGYRECLANGSWAARVNYSECQEILNEEKKSKVHYHIAVIINYLGHCISLVALLVAFVLFLRLRSIRCLRNIIHWNLISAFILRNATWFVVQLTVSPEVHQSNVAWCRLVTAAYNYFHVTNFFWMFGEGCYLHTAIVLTYSTDRLRKWMFVCIGWGVPFPIIVAWAIGKLYYDNEKCWFGKRPGVYTDYIYQGPMILVLLINFIFLFNIVRILMTKLRASTTSETIQYRKAVKATLVLLPLLGITYMLFFVNPGEDEVSRVVFIYFNSFLESFQGFFVSVFYCFLNSEVRSAIRKRWRRWQDKHSIRARVARAMSIPTSPTRVSFHSIKQSTAV; the protein is encoded by the exons GCCCTTCTCCTTCTGGGGCTGAACCCCGTCTCCACCTCCCTCCAGGATCAGCAGTGTGAGAGCCTGTCCCTGGCCAGCAATGTCTCTG GCCTGCAGTGCAATGCCTCCGTGGACCTCATTGGCACCTGCTGGCCCAGGAGCCCTGCAGGGCAGTTGGTGGTTCGACCCTGCCCTGCCTTTTTCTACGGTGTCCGCTACAACACCACAa aCAATGGCTACCGGGAGTGCCTGGCCAATGGCAGCTGGGCAGCCCGTGTGAATTATTCTGAGTGCCAGGAGATTCTCAACGAAGAG AAGAAGAGCAAAGTGCACTACCACATTGCCGTCATCATCAACTACCTGGGCCACTGCATCTCCCTGGTGGCCCTCCTGGTGGCCTTTGTCCTCTTTCTGCGGCTCAG GAGCATCCGGTGCCTGAGGAACATCATTCACTGGAACCTCATCTCGGCTTTCATCCTGCGCAACGCCACGTGGTTTGTGGTCCAGCTCACCGTGAGCCCCGAGGTCCACCAGAGCAACGTG gcctggtgcaggctGGTGACAGCCGCCTACAACTACTTCCATGTAACCAACTTCTTCTGGATGTTCGGTGAGGGCTGCTACCTGCACACAGCCATCGTACTCACGTACTCCACCGACCGTCTGCGCAAGTGGATGTTCGTCTGCATCGGCTGGG GTGTGCCTTTCCCCATCATTGTGGCTTGGGCCATTGGGAAACTTTACTACGACAATGAAAA GTGCTGGTTTGGCAAACGTCCTGGAGTATATACTGACTACATCTACCAGGGCCCCATGATCCTGGTCCTGCTG ATCAACTTTATCTTTCTCTTCAACATTGTCCGCATCCTCATGACCAAACTCCGAGCATCCACCACATCTGAGACTATTCAGTACAG GAAGGCTGTAAAGGCCACTCTGGTGCTCCTGCCCCTCCTGGGCATCACCTACATGTTGTTCTTCGTCAACCCTGGAGAGGACGAggtctccagggttgtcttcaTCTACTTCAACTCTTTCCTGGAGTCCTTTCAG ggCTTCTTCGTGTCTGTGTTCTATTGTTTTCTGAACAGTGAG GTCCGCTCTGCCATCCGGAAGAGGTGGCGGCGGTGGCAGGACAAGCACTCCATCAGAGCCCGAGTGGCCCGCGCCATGtccatccccacctcccccaccagAGTCAGCTTCCACAGCATCAAGCAGTCCACAGCAGTGTGA
- the Sppl2c gene encoding signal peptide peptidase-like 2C isoform X1, whose product MACLGSLLPLGSLLLLFLLLLLSPEARGEYGLVRVVSKNWSKDYCVLYSSDYVNLPRDLHHAPFLSLHDGTKTPWCPDEDSFHQAQDSSPRQRPLHQTTTMVTRGNCSFYAKGWLAQDQGAQGLLIVSRSRNQQCSDTISKPQDPSKPWPALTIPVAVLRYTDMLDIVSHTYGDTDVRVAMFAPLEPVTDYNMAIIFILAVGTVAAGGYWAGLMEANKLQRRQAQRGGGLGGHNQPQTVADERSQRAWEDDDFEDAPMDFTPAMTGAVVTMSCSIMILLYFFYDCFVYVMIGIFSLGASTGLYSCLAPILCHLPLWRYQWALPGHRVSVTWPLLLLAGLCAMVTVLWVIYRNEDRWAWLLQDTLGVAYCLFVLRRVRLPTFKNCTLFLLALLAFDVFFVFITPLFTKTGESIMVEVASGPADSSSHERLPMVLKVPRLSFSTLTLCDQPFSILGFGDIVVPGFLVAYCHRFDMQVQSRQVYYMACTVAYAVGLLVTFVAMILMQMGQPALLYLVSSTLLTSLAVAACRQEFTLFWTGQGRTKIPAEHVAQPCIASAVDSKMKLEEVKDSRTTNRFEQAIDGESGDLDSSTGDDMAEMVTLSEDEATSPEGHSESSEGWSDTNLDPNELPSGSPMTLEAMLIPLIPPIPHASELSHIRTQSRVHDSSLPWMGLHKRKGLKVKKSMSAQAPL is encoded by the coding sequence ATGGCATGCCTGGGTTCCCTCCTCCCCTTGggctcactcctcctcctcttcctcctcctcctcctcagccccgAGGCCCGGGGAGAATACGGCCTGGTCCGTGTCGTGTCAAAGAACTGGAGCAAGGACTACTGTGTCCTGTACAGCTCTGACTACGTCAACCTCCCCCGGGACCTGCACCATGCCCCATTTCTGTCCCTACATGATGGCACCAAGACACCCTGGTGTCCAGATGAAGATTCTTTCCACCAGGCCCAGGACAGTTCCCCTAGACAGCGACCCCTGCACCAGACTACGACCATGGTCACGCGTGGCAACTGTAGCTTCTATGCCAAGGGATGGCTGGCTCAAGATCAAGGCGCCCAGGGGTTGCTCATTGTGAGCCGGTCCAGGAATCAACAGTGTTCAGACACCATCTCAAAGCCCCAGGACCCCAGCAAGCCCTGGCCTGCCCTCACCATCCCAGTGGCCGTGCTCCGCTACACTGACATGTTGGACATCGTCAGCCACACTTACGGTGACACTGATGTCCGAGTAGCCATGTTTGCACCCCTCGAGCCTGTTACTGACTATAACATGGCTATTATCTTCATCTTGGCAGTGGGTACTGTTGCTGCAGGCGGCTACTGGGCTGGTTTGATGGAGGCAAACAAGCTGCAGAGGCGCCAGGCCCAAAGAGGAGGGGGGCTTGGTGGTCACAATCAACCACAAACAGTGGCAGATGAGAGGTCCCAAAGGGCCTGGGAAGATGACGACTTTGAAGATGCACCTATGGATTTCACACCAGCCATGACGGGCGCTGTGGTCACCATGTCCTGCTCCATCATGATCCTGCTGTATTTTTTCTATGACTGCTTTGTCTACGTCATGATTGGGATCTTTAGCCTGGGTGCCAGTACAGGCCTCTACAGCTGCCTGGCACCCATACTGTGCCACCTGCCCCTATGGCGGTACCAGTGGGCCTTGCCTGGACACCGGGTTTCTGTAACGTGGCCATTACTACTGCTGGCAGGCCTGTGTGCCATGGTGACTGTCCTCTGGGTCATCTACCGCAATGAGGACCGTTGGGCGTGGCTCCTGCAGGACACTTTGGGTGTCGCCTACTGCCTTTTTGTCCTGAGGCGGGTACGGCTGCCCACGTTCAAGAACTGCACTTTGTTCCTGCTGGCCCTGCTGGCCTTCGACGTCTTCTTTGTCTTTATCACTCCCCTGTTCACCAAGACTGGTGAGAGCATTATGGTAGAAGTGGCATCAGGTCCAGCAGATTCTTCAAGCCACGAGAGGTTACCAATGGTGCTCAAGGTGCCCCGGCTAAGCTTCTCCACCTTGACGTTGTGCGACCAGCCCTTCTCCATCCTTGGCTTTGGGGACATTGTTGTCCCTGGCTTCCTAGTGGCCTACTGTCATCGCTTCGACATGCAAGTCCAATCTCGCCAGGTCTACTATATGGCCTGTACAGTGGCCTATGCCGTGGGCCTGCTGGTCACCTTTGTCGCCATGATCCTCATGCAGATGGGCCAGCCTGCCCTGCTCTACTTAGTGTCCAGCACTCTGCTCACCAGCCTTGCTGTGGCCGCCTGCCGCCAAGAGTTCACCCTTTTCTGGACTGGCCAAGGCAGAACCAAGATTCCTGCTGAGCATGTGGCACAGCCCTGCATTGCCTCTGCTGTGGACTCCAAGATGAAGCTGGAGGAAGTGAAGGATTCCCGTACAACCAACAGGTTTGAGCAGGCCATTGATGGAGAGTCAGGGGACTTAGACAGCAGCACTGGGGATGATATGGCAGAGATGGTCACCCTATCTGAGGATGAAGCCACGAGTCCAGAGGGCCACAGCGAGAGTTCTGAGGGCTGGAGTGACACCAACTTGGACCCCAATGAGCTACCCTCTGGCTCCCCCATGACCCTAGAGGCCATGTTGATCCCACTGATCCCACCAATCCCACACGCCTCTGAGCTGAGCCACATCCGCACTCAGTCTCGGGTCCATGATAGCAGCCTGCCCTGGATGGGGTTGCACAAGAGAAAGGGCTTGAAGGTGAAGAAGAGTATGTCAGCCCAGGCTCCCCTATGA
- the Sppl2c gene encoding signal peptide peptidase-like 2C isoform X2, with translation MACLGSLLPLGSLLLLFLLLLLSPEARGEYGLVRVVSKNWSKDYCVLYSSDYVNLPRDLHHAPFLSLHDGTKTPWCPDEDSFHQAQDSSPRQRPLHQTTTMVTRGNCSFYAKGWLAQDQGAQGLLIVSRSRNQQCSDTISKPQDPSKPWPALTIPVAVLRYTDMLDIVSHTYGDTDVRVAMFAPLEPVTDYNMAIIFILAVGTVAAGGYWAGLMEANKLQRRQAQRGGGLGGHNQPQTVADERSQRAWEDDDFEDAPMDFTPAMTGAVVTMSCSIMILLYFFYDCFVYVMIGIFSLGASTGLYSCLAPILCHLPLWRYQWALPGHRVSVTWPLLLLAGLCAMVTVLWVIYRNEDRWAWLLQDTLGVAYCLFVLRRVRLPTFKNCTLFLLALLAFDVFFVFITPLFTKTGESIMVEVASGPADSSSHERLPMVLKVPRLSFSTLTLCDQPFSILGFGDIVVPGFLVAYCHRFDMQVQSRQVYYMACTVAYAVGLLVTFVAMILMQMGQPALLYLVSSTLLTSLAVAACRQEFTLFWTGQGRTKIPAEHVAQPCIASAVDSKMKLEEVKDSRTTNRMPEEDFV, from the coding sequence ATGGCATGCCTGGGTTCCCTCCTCCCCTTGggctcactcctcctcctcttcctcctcctcctcctcagccccgAGGCCCGGGGAGAATACGGCCTGGTCCGTGTCGTGTCAAAGAACTGGAGCAAGGACTACTGTGTCCTGTACAGCTCTGACTACGTCAACCTCCCCCGGGACCTGCACCATGCCCCATTTCTGTCCCTACATGATGGCACCAAGACACCCTGGTGTCCAGATGAAGATTCTTTCCACCAGGCCCAGGACAGTTCCCCTAGACAGCGACCCCTGCACCAGACTACGACCATGGTCACGCGTGGCAACTGTAGCTTCTATGCCAAGGGATGGCTGGCTCAAGATCAAGGCGCCCAGGGGTTGCTCATTGTGAGCCGGTCCAGGAATCAACAGTGTTCAGACACCATCTCAAAGCCCCAGGACCCCAGCAAGCCCTGGCCTGCCCTCACCATCCCAGTGGCCGTGCTCCGCTACACTGACATGTTGGACATCGTCAGCCACACTTACGGTGACACTGATGTCCGAGTAGCCATGTTTGCACCCCTCGAGCCTGTTACTGACTATAACATGGCTATTATCTTCATCTTGGCAGTGGGTACTGTTGCTGCAGGCGGCTACTGGGCTGGTTTGATGGAGGCAAACAAGCTGCAGAGGCGCCAGGCCCAAAGAGGAGGGGGGCTTGGTGGTCACAATCAACCACAAACAGTGGCAGATGAGAGGTCCCAAAGGGCCTGGGAAGATGACGACTTTGAAGATGCACCTATGGATTTCACACCAGCCATGACGGGCGCTGTGGTCACCATGTCCTGCTCCATCATGATCCTGCTGTATTTTTTCTATGACTGCTTTGTCTACGTCATGATTGGGATCTTTAGCCTGGGTGCCAGTACAGGCCTCTACAGCTGCCTGGCACCCATACTGTGCCACCTGCCCCTATGGCGGTACCAGTGGGCCTTGCCTGGACACCGGGTTTCTGTAACGTGGCCATTACTACTGCTGGCAGGCCTGTGTGCCATGGTGACTGTCCTCTGGGTCATCTACCGCAATGAGGACCGTTGGGCGTGGCTCCTGCAGGACACTTTGGGTGTCGCCTACTGCCTTTTTGTCCTGAGGCGGGTACGGCTGCCCACGTTCAAGAACTGCACTTTGTTCCTGCTGGCCCTGCTGGCCTTCGACGTCTTCTTTGTCTTTATCACTCCCCTGTTCACCAAGACTGGTGAGAGCATTATGGTAGAAGTGGCATCAGGTCCAGCAGATTCTTCAAGCCACGAGAGGTTACCAATGGTGCTCAAGGTGCCCCGGCTAAGCTTCTCCACCTTGACGTTGTGCGACCAGCCCTTCTCCATCCTTGGCTTTGGGGACATTGTTGTCCCTGGCTTCCTAGTGGCCTACTGTCATCGCTTCGACATGCAAGTCCAATCTCGCCAGGTCTACTATATGGCCTGTACAGTGGCCTATGCCGTGGGCCTGCTGGTCACCTTTGTCGCCATGATCCTCATGCAGATGGGCCAGCCTGCCCTGCTCTACTTAGTGTCCAGCACTCTGCTCACCAGCCTTGCTGTGGCCGCCTGCCGCCAAGAGTTCACCCTTTTCTGGACTGGCCAAGGCAGAACCAAGATTCCTGCTGAGCATGTGGCACAGCCCTGCATTGCCTCTGCTGTGGACTCCAAGATGAAGCTGGAGGAAGTGAAGGATTCCCGTACAACCAACAG